The genomic region AGACATAAGAGGAAAGTAGTGATTAGTTATGTTTTTGTCACCTATAGAGAGAATCCTGtctatataaatttttatattgtaattaaaagttgtagcattattattattaccttGGTTTTAATGTTTAGGCCTTATGAAACATTGCAGTATATATAGTTCTTAGCCAATCATCTGCTTCTTCTGgttttaatatttagatatgcttttattactatttaacttttgagtttggattttgataagatcatatgtatttggttgatgatattttatgttgtgttttaaattttgaagatattttaagatttatattagactataattatattttaggatgtgtatttataatttatttattattctattccAAAACGGTTTTTCTGGTTAAACCACCGGTTGGACCGATTAGACCAGtgaaccagtaaaccagtgactagagcggtttgatgaccggtccgattTTCTGAACCTTGATATTGTTACATGTTTATAATAATGTATTTGTTAAAAATAAACCGTTTTTTTATCATAacgttatttattattattgttaattttttttgcaGGCTATTAGGAATTTGTTGCCCAGAAAATTAGATTTGCCAGAGACCTTTAACGAGGTAGCTGCAGTTTCACTAGCACTGACTGGTTTCAACACGTTTCACGAGTAGGCGAACTGAGAGGTCATTCTGCACTACTGAGTGCTTTGGTCGAAAGATGGAGGCTGGAGACCCATACATTTCATCTTTCGGTCGGTGAGGTGACAGTGACGTTGGAAGATGTTTCATATATTCTTGGCCTCCCGATTAATGGGGAGCCCGTTACTGGTAAATCAGACAGCAGTCACCAGTTTTTGGTGGAGAACTGTATCACGTGTTTTGGTCGGGAGCCCGGTCCGCAGGATCACGTATTGGGTAAGGTTAGTATACCCTGGGTCCGGCGGTGCAGAGATACCGAGACGTGTGACACTCAGGAGTCTATTGAGTGTTACGTTCGGTCGCACATTTTCTGCGTGCTCGGAACGGTTGTGTTTCCGAATAAGTCGACCACTTCGTTGAACTCGAAGTTTCTACCGCTACTTCGGGATTTCCACCGGATTTCAGCATATAGTTGGGGGCAGCCAGTCTGGCACACCTATACAGATCGTTGTGTCGTGCTTCACGATACAACTGCAAAGAGATGGATGGCCCACTGATACTGCTTTTTGTTTGGGTATGGGAGCGTATGCCGTTCCTGGCACCTATACCCCGCGATCAGCTCGTCGATGTTGGTATTCTACTCGCGCAAAGGTATAgccttttattgttattgttattgttattgttattgttattgttattgttattgttactgTTATTGTTATCGGTTTTGTTAGGTGGAGTCATTGGCGCCGACATACAAGATATACACGGCGGCCTACAGAGCATTTTAGGCGAGTACTCGACGACATGGGATTTGACGATGTAAGTTGTAACCATTAATTTTCAATGTTTTTATTCAGACGAATAATTTTTCTAATAGGCCTCTTGGTAACTAATGTGCAGTTTATATGGCGGTCGTATATGGGAGTGGGAGTTCCGGATGTCCTCGCTCCCCACTTGGCTATCTGCTCCACCCAGTCGCCGCTAGTGTCATTCGAGTGCATAGAATGGCACCCGACAGGCCGAGTTAGACGACAGTTCGGGATGCAACAGCTTCCACCAGGCCCGGCGTTCGACCTTGGTCGTGATCATTGCAAGCGATTGACAGGAGCACAGAATCATGACTGGAGAGAGATTTACAGTGAATGGGTTAACAGGTGGAGATTTGACCGCTATAATACATTGCAGCTAGAATAGCCTGTTGAATAAACCATTTAATCATAAGCAGATGCCACAAATTTACTATGAATAGAACCATAACAGCAATTTGAAATACCTGTATTCACTACGAGTTTATGCAAATATGGAGCCTTGAACCTCCTTAAGAAGTTGGACCCGATGTGCCTGATGCAATACATGTGTCACGCCCTTGGTGGTGACCATGCACCGTTACTGCGAGCTATTGCAGCGTCGATGGAGGTATGGCGGTCAGAAATAATACCCACACCATCAATGATAACAACATATCTCCGCAAATTGGTTAGGAAAAACTCCCACACGTCTGCTGTCTCGCCCTCAACAATCGCAAATGCAATAGGCACAATGTTTTGATTCCCATCTTGTGCAACCGCTACCAGAAATGCTCCTTTATATTTTCCGTACAGGTGCGTGCCATCAACCTGCACCAGTGGCTTGCAGTGTCTGAATGCTACAATACACGAATAGAAGCTCCAAAAAACGCGGTGCAGAACTCTTACACCTTGAACCTCCTCACTCTCATGGTAAACGGTGAGCGTTTTAATTTGAACACGAGACCTTGGCATCTTCACTGTCATTGCTTTCAACCATACTGGCAAAGTCTGGTAAGAAACTTCCCAATCACCAAAAATTTTTGCGacagctttctgctttgccaaccaagccttgcgGTAACTCACAGTATAGTTGAACCTGCCTTGAACTTCTGCAATAGCAGACTTCACCTTTATCGAGGGGTTTGCTTCGACCAATGGAATAATGGCATCTGTAATTGTGTCTgagtccaacttggcatgatcttgtgaaatcATGCCCATGGTGCACGTGTGCTTGCCATTGTATCTCCTAATCTCCCAACAAGCTTTTTTTCGAATCAAGCTAGCTCGGATAAGTCAGTCGCACCCTGCACCATACCccttgcattttgcatagaatgtctgcggctcagactcatacacagtgtaatcaactcctctagagatggtgtagcttttgattgcagatatcacCGACTCTCTCGAACCAAATTTCATTCCGACACTAAAATCGCCATCTTCCGCCGCAACGTTGCCTTCACCTACGACATGCGCACCGCCATCAGTCAGACAAGGCAAATAAAATAAGCACTATAGAAAACTTCAGTTAATAATTATGACATACCTATATTCGCATACTCAGGAAATTCCGGAGCATGCATGGCTTCGAGATCTAGAGTCCGCATAAAAGGCGGAACACCAAACGGGTGCTGGTTTACAATCGCATTTGTTTCATCTTGCACCGCCGGATTGTCTGCCAAGTCTCCGTCATCGTTTTCGTCATCGACTTCATAGTTAGCTTCAAATTCGTCTTCACTGTCATTATTATCTTCTGCCCAATCTATATCCCCGAACTCATCAACATTGATCTCATCGCCGACCATACTCATCCCCGACTGCtgttcaaactcaacgtacagctctatcatcggcacgtgagatcgggtttgttgataaatataCAACATCTGCTGCATACTGGCATCGTCAGTGATGGgcattatttgaaactgtattAACCCACCAAATACTTGCACATGACTTCTGTATAAAAGATTGCTCACCCTTTTCAAAATGTGGCTTTGAATGTTATTACAAAGACCATTTTGCAACTCGACAAAACCCATGGTACATGGAATGGCAAATAACAacggacattcacaaacaaaagtcactcCTTCATGTGTATTTGTTATAACCTCACCGTTATAATATACTCGCGAGTTTGCAACACCTTCCATAGCTTCAGCCTTA from Arachis ipaensis cultivar K30076 chromosome B02, Araip1.1, whole genome shotgun sequence harbors:
- the LOC107627677 gene encoding uncharacterized protein LOC107627677 gives rise to the protein MGMISQDHAKLDSDTITDAIIPLVEANPSIKVKSAIAEVQGRFNYTVSYRKAWLAKQKAVAKIFGDWEVSYQTLPVWLKAMTVKMPRSRVQIKTLTVYHESEEVQGVRVLHRVFWSFYSCIVAFRHCKPLVQVDGTHLYGKYKGAFLVAVAQDGNQNIVPIAFAIVEGETADVWEFFLTNLRRYVVIIDGVGIISDRHTSIDAAIARSNGAWSPPRA